A portion of the Corynebacterium jeikeium genome contains these proteins:
- a CDS encoding PH domain-containing protein gives MTDSTPQLKFATQRFRPQKTHLFIVAFMLVLCVIATGFAPWLAITFLAPLIYTLWIFRVRTTVGPRGITAVYLLSKRRSVPWSDFAGIFFNKGGRAFAVTKSDERIALPAISFNSLPELKEATGGLIPDPIASARMAENDKVEVFDRDGHSVMKKVSEVEADAKAKGDASAE, from the coding sequence ATGACTGACTCGACTCCACAGCTAAAATTTGCGACGCAGCGATTTCGCCCACAGAAGACGCATCTGTTCATCGTTGCGTTCATGCTCGTGCTGTGTGTAATTGCCACCGGTTTTGCCCCGTGGCTGGCCATTACCTTCCTGGCACCGTTGATTTATACGCTTTGGATTTTCCGAGTACGCACCACCGTAGGGCCACGCGGCATCACTGCGGTGTACCTATTGTCCAAGCGCCGTTCGGTGCCCTGGAGCGATTTTGCGGGCATCTTCTTCAACAAGGGCGGCCGCGCCTTTGCGGTAACCAAGTCAGATGAGCGCATCGCCCTGCCGGCCATCTCTTTTAATTCGCTGCCGGAGTTGAAGGAAGCCACTGGCGGTCTGATTCCAGATCCGATCGCTTCGGCTCGTATGGCGGAAAATGACAAGGTCGAGGTTTTCGACCGCGATGGCCACTCCGTAATGAAGAAGGTCAGTGAGGTTGAGGCTGATGCCAAGGCTAAAGG